A single genomic interval of Amycolatopsis albispora harbors:
- a CDS encoding aspartate/glutamate racemase family protein, which translates to MAEGGRAAMLGILGGMGPHASAEFLRTIYETAGERHGASAEQELPRCLLDSDPAFPDRTEAIRAGRDREFSERLRQRLRNLAEQGATRIVLTCVTAHHFTRWLDPGLTGRLISLVDVVLDDLEVGGDGPFLMLATSGTREAKVFESHPRWPAVAHRVLLPPAGTQEEIHRLLYRLKREPAGAEHAGRVEDLVVQYGCRGVIAGCTEVHLLTRWWQARAGGPLVLDPLRSIANDLPKLLED; encoded by the coding sequence GTGGCTGAAGGAGGGCGGGCGGCGATGCTGGGCATTCTCGGCGGCATGGGGCCGCACGCCTCTGCCGAGTTCCTCCGCACCATCTACGAGACCGCGGGCGAGCGCCACGGCGCTTCGGCCGAACAGGAGTTGCCGCGCTGCCTGCTCGATTCGGACCCGGCCTTTCCCGACCGCACCGAAGCGATCCGCGCGGGCCGCGACCGCGAGTTCAGCGAGCGCCTGCGGCAGCGGCTGCGGAACCTGGCCGAACAGGGCGCGACCCGGATCGTGCTCACCTGCGTCACCGCGCACCACTTCACCCGCTGGCTGGACCCCGGCCTGACCGGCCGGCTGATCTCACTGGTGGACGTGGTGCTCGACGATCTCGAGGTCGGCGGGGACGGCCCGTTCCTGATGCTGGCCACCAGCGGCACCCGCGAGGCGAAGGTGTTCGAGTCGCATCCGCGCTGGCCCGCGGTGGCGCACCGGGTGCTGCTGCCGCCCGCGGGCACGCAGGAGGAGATCCACCGGCTGCTCTACCGGCTCAAGCGCGAACCGGCCGGTGCCGAGCACGCGGGCCGCGTCGAAGACCTGGTGGTGCAGTACGGCTGCCGCGGGGTGATCGCGGGCTGCACCGAGGTCCACCTGCTGACCCGCTGGTGGCAGGCCAGGGCGGGCGGGCCGCTGGTGCTCGATCCCCTGCGCTCCATCGCCAACGACTTGCCGAAACTGCTCGAGGATTAG
- a CDS encoding non-ribosomal peptide synthetase codes for MSTDARLQALLEKRLSRAKAARTIPRADGPRRASPAQERMLFLEELHPGAATYHVLFTFRLDGPLDAGRLEAALRRVERRHEILRTVYERRGAEEFQVVAATPLKLRLAEQEPDLDAQIMAEFAVPFDLRRGPVWRALLLRASDTSHHLVLTLHHIAFDASSIEILLRELADGYAGLPEPAPLPLQYGDFAAWQRDKLDNGGYHDQLDYWTRQLADAPARLALPADRTQAGAGQAGLVRTHLDARLTADLHALARRSGVTSFMVLLACFQSLLHRYSGQSDVVVGTSVAGRTNPEVEPLIGLFVNTVALRATMTGHTTFADLLTQVRATAADGFSRQDVPFETVVGELPLDRDLAATPVFQVLLNWITVDREPLRLGDVLMTYVPRAGTGAAKFELTLEAGEDAGRLELELEYDRGRWDEATAHRLLGHLTTLTRAAVTDPSRPIGDLPLLDAEERTLVTERWPRRPADYGHPGNLGVLSDVDGDALALVGDGVAVTYRELNRRADRLAHHLIGLGARPDQPIGVLFDRSPELLIALLGVLRAGAPCLPLDPDNPDARSTAVLEDAGAKLVVTETALAHRVTTCPAIVLDEVPGGPDHPPAVPTDPDHLAYIFYTSGSTGRPKGVMISHRAAHNQIRWQLETHGPAPDDAVLWKTTVTFDVSLTELFTALHSGARLVVAEPGGHRDPGYLRRLIAEHGVTRAHFVPTMLAALVAADGGSLAPLELVESAGEPMSPELRDAFLTATGAKLLNAYGPTETTVLVTAGDTQHGEPAVPIGGPIANSPCYVLDQNLNPQPIGVPGELYIGGAQLARGYLGRPDRTAESFLPDPFAADGTRMYRSGDLARWRADGQLDCLGRADHQVKLRGHRIELGEVEAVLAEHDSVDRAVVVVHGDQLAAYLLAPGEIEPGVLHDWLAARLPAYMVPASYTRLEKIPQTSSGKVDRGRLPAPGDAARPARQYDPPATPVERRLAEIWSEVLAVGEVGRDDDFFALGGHSLLAVQVISRVRETLGTPVPLRTLFEAPTVARLAARISETTGPALPSVERATDRTILSAAEARLWFVDQLNPGDPAYNLPAICRLHGPLDLDALTAALHTLAATHEALRTTFPATDGRPERAVTETPLPIRTVTAASHEVAGILAAEAAVRFDLATGPLARATIITIDPGEHVLALVFHHSIVDGWSIGVLLDDLRAAYTGRALPSRRLAAADYAAWQHELDHGTALDYWRHRLDGLPPVPELPADGPSEPGSAGAAHHFTVPAGLTGPLTELTTAEGCTPFMGLLAAYAALLSRYTGHDDLVLTMPVTDRARPELEGVTGLLLNTVVLRLDTTGTYRELLHRVRDAVLAAYEHRTLPFDRLVGELGLDGPALTRYSVTLDPSAARTTDFADDVVLEPVPFQPAHTKADLNLLFEEDATSGWLVYRTGLFDPARIERLTGHLLTLLGGALTDPDAPLSELAILTSAERTALTAETAAGPRRTLPELFTAQARRTPDAPAVPGLTYRQLDERANQFAHHLIAQGAPGELVALALDRGPDQAVAILGVWRAGGAYLALDPHHPEARQRELVQDSGAALVVDELTYSDNTEPTGIETDPDELAYLVYTSGSTGRPKGVRTPHAAAAAYLADYLGTHYDLGPGDTVLQLASLPFDAAVRDLFGPLTTGARVVLLDHDHAADPEAILTTIDREQVTCLLSVVPTLLRAILATAGPGHGEHLRLVLTAGEALDLADCARTRETFRGRPLVVNQYGPTEATMTTTAHAITEGTTGPAPLGHPVAGARLWLIDRHGDLAPDGVPGEVWIGGNRLAHGYHHRPDLTADRFVPDPFAGVPGARAYRTGDLARRDTDGTLRFLGRLDDQVKIRGNRVEPAGIENLLRAQPGVTEAAVIATGTPLRLAAYVTPDTLDGTALRAKLRELLPEYQVPSWIQPLTALPRTANNKVDRKALAALDTPATEPAKPVTSPTETAVAALFDELLGAGDHNDFFARGGHSLLAAQLAARIRRTFGVTLPLRTVLDHPTITGLASWIDAQAAETTTETTQPAAELTPAQRAILDHTREHPGTAAYHIGFAAMLDGPLDETALVRAVDATVARHPILRTRFTDRPHLEPSVLIPFLRRDTRNEAEATALAQAELRTPFDLTTGPPLRAALLRCGPDRHLFALTVHHIAADGWTLSILQRDLTEYYNAQLTGRTPQLPPAPPYPGTTTRQSDVDYWTHRLDGIPAELALPTDHPRTTPSLDGATRYFDLDPTTADAVRALATETGTTEFMVLLAATQRWLHHQTHQDRFRIAVPVSNRPDPATEHTAGPFANTLALPADLTGAPTFHELLTRVRDTVLDAWEHQRTPYEDLGQPRCQVMFGMQNLPTPTETLTGLTTTPHPLDRGTCRYELHLRCYRTPTGLSGWLEHNTTLFTPEGIERRLADFRAALHRAVTEPGER; via the coding sequence ATGAGCACGGACGCCCGGCTCCAGGCACTGCTGGAGAAGCGGCTTTCGCGGGCAAAAGCCGCCCGGACGATCCCGCGGGCCGACGGGCCGCGGCGGGCGTCACCGGCGCAGGAACGCATGCTGTTCCTGGAGGAACTGCACCCCGGCGCGGCCACCTACCACGTGCTGTTCACCTTCCGGCTGGACGGCCCGCTCGACGCCGGACGGCTCGAAGCCGCGTTGCGCCGCGTCGAACGGCGGCACGAAATCCTGCGCACCGTCTACGAACGACGTGGTGCCGAGGAGTTCCAGGTGGTGGCCGCGACCCCGCTGAAGCTGCGGCTCGCCGAGCAGGAACCCGATCTCGACGCGCAGATCATGGCCGAGTTCGCGGTGCCGTTCGACCTGCGCCGCGGGCCGGTGTGGCGGGCGCTGCTGCTGCGCGCGAGCGACACCAGCCACCACCTGGTGCTCACGCTGCACCACATCGCCTTCGACGCGTCCTCCATCGAAATCCTGCTCCGTGAACTCGCCGACGGGTACGCGGGCCTGCCCGAACCGGCGCCCCTGCCCCTCCAGTACGGCGACTTCGCCGCGTGGCAACGCGACAAGCTCGACAACGGCGGCTACCACGACCAGCTCGACTACTGGACCAGGCAACTCGCCGACGCCCCCGCCCGCCTCGCCCTGCCCGCCGACCGCACCCAGGCCGGCGCCGGGCAGGCCGGGCTCGTCCGCACCCATCTCGACGCGCGGCTCACCGCCGACCTGCACGCCCTCGCCCGCCGCAGCGGCGTCACCTCGTTCATGGTGCTGCTCGCCTGCTTCCAGAGCCTGCTGCACCGCTACAGCGGCCAGTCCGACGTGGTGGTCGGCACGTCGGTGGCCGGGCGCACCAATCCCGAGGTCGAACCGCTGATCGGGTTGTTCGTCAACACCGTGGCGCTGCGGGCCACGATGACCGGGCACACCACCTTCGCCGACCTGCTCACCCAGGTCCGCGCCACCGCCGCCGACGGCTTCTCCCGCCAGGACGTGCCGTTCGAGACCGTCGTCGGCGAGCTGCCGCTGGACCGCGACCTGGCCGCCACTCCGGTGTTCCAGGTGCTGCTCAACTGGATCACCGTCGACCGCGAGCCGCTGCGCCTGGGCGACGTGCTGATGACCTACGTGCCGCGTGCCGGTACCGGGGCGGCCAAGTTCGAGCTGACCCTGGAGGCGGGTGAGGACGCCGGGCGGCTGGAACTGGAGCTGGAGTACGACCGCGGCCGCTGGGACGAAGCCACCGCGCACCGGCTGCTCGGCCACCTGACCACGCTGACCCGCGCCGCCGTCACCGATCCGTCCCGCCCCATCGGTGACCTGCCGCTGCTGGACGCGGAGGAACGCACGTTGGTCACCGAGCGGTGGCCGCGCCGCCCGGCCGACTACGGCCACCCCGGCAACCTCGGCGTGCTGTCCGATGTGGACGGTGACGCGCTCGCGCTGGTGGGCGACGGCGTGGCGGTCACCTACCGCGAACTCAACCGGCGCGCCGACCGCCTGGCCCACCACCTGATCGGCCTCGGCGCCCGCCCCGACCAGCCGATCGGCGTGCTGTTCGACCGCTCCCCCGAACTCCTCATCGCGCTGCTCGGCGTGCTGCGCGCGGGCGCGCCCTGCCTGCCGCTGGACCCCGACAACCCGGACGCCCGCTCCACCGCGGTCCTCGAAGACGCGGGCGCGAAACTCGTGGTCACCGAAACCGCGCTCGCCCACCGCGTGACCACCTGCCCCGCGATCGTGCTCGACGAGGTCCCCGGCGGGCCGGACCACCCGCCCGCCGTGCCCACCGACCCCGACCACCTCGCCTACATCTTCTACACCTCCGGCTCCACCGGCAGGCCCAAGGGCGTGATGATCAGCCACCGCGCCGCGCACAACCAGATCCGCTGGCAGCTGGAAACCCACGGCCCGGCCCCCGACGACGCCGTGCTGTGGAAAACCACCGTCACCTTCGACGTCTCGCTGACCGAGCTGTTCACCGCGCTGCACTCCGGCGCGCGCCTGGTCGTCGCCGAACCCGGCGGCCACCGCGACCCCGGCTATCTGCGCCGCCTGATCGCCGAGCACGGCGTGACCCGCGCGCACTTCGTGCCGACCATGCTCGCCGCGCTCGTCGCCGCCGACGGCGGCTCCCTGGCCCCGCTGGAACTGGTGGAAAGCGCCGGCGAGCCGATGTCCCCCGAACTCCGCGACGCGTTCCTGACCGCCACCGGCGCCAAACTGCTCAACGCCTACGGCCCCACCGAAACCACCGTGCTGGTCACCGCGGGCGACACCCAGCACGGCGAACCGGCCGTGCCCATCGGCGGCCCGATCGCCAACAGCCCCTGCTACGTGCTCGACCAGAACCTGAACCCGCAACCCATCGGCGTGCCCGGCGAGCTGTACATCGGCGGCGCGCAACTGGCCCGCGGGTACCTCGGCCGCCCCGACCGCACCGCCGAAAGCTTCCTGCCCGACCCGTTCGCGGCCGACGGCACCCGCATGTACCGCTCCGGCGACCTCGCCCGCTGGCGGGCCGACGGGCAGCTCGACTGCCTCGGCCGCGCCGACCACCAGGTCAAGCTCCGCGGCCACCGCATCGAACTCGGCGAAGTCGAAGCCGTGCTCGCCGAACACGACTCGGTCGACCGGGCCGTGGTCGTGGTGCACGGCGACCAGCTCGCCGCCTACCTGCTCGCCCCCGGCGAGATCGAACCCGGCGTGCTGCACGACTGGCTCGCCGCCCGCCTGCCCGCCTACATGGTCCCCGCCTCCTACACCCGGCTCGAGAAGATCCCGCAGACCTCCAGCGGCAAGGTCGACCGCGGCAGGCTCCCCGCACCCGGCGACGCCGCCCGCCCGGCCCGCCAGTACGACCCGCCGGCCACCCCGGTCGAACGGCGCCTCGCCGAGATCTGGAGCGAGGTGCTCGCCGTCGGTGAGGTCGGCCGTGACGACGACTTCTTCGCGCTGGGCGGGCATTCCCTGCTCGCCGTGCAGGTGATCAGCCGCGTCCGCGAAACCCTCGGCACCCCCGTCCCGCTGCGGACGCTGTTCGAAGCCCCCACCGTCGCCCGCCTCGCCGCGCGCATCAGCGAAACCACCGGCCCCGCCCTGCCGTCGGTCGAACGAGCCACCGACCGCACCATCCTGTCCGCGGCCGAAGCCCGGCTGTGGTTCGTCGACCAGCTCAACCCCGGCGACCCCGCCTACAACCTCCCGGCGATCTGCCGCCTCCACGGCCCGCTCGACCTCGACGCGCTCACCGCCGCCCTCCACACGCTCGCCGCCACCCACGAAGCCCTGCGCACCACGTTCCCCGCCACCGACGGCCGCCCCGAACGCGCCGTCACCGAAACACCGCTTCCCATCCGCACCGTCACCGCCGCGTCACACGAGGTCGCCGGAATCCTGGCCGCCGAAGCCGCCGTCCGCTTCGACCTGGCCACCGGCCCGCTCGCCCGCGCCACGATCATCACCATCGACCCCGGCGAGCACGTGCTCGCCCTGGTCTTCCACCACTCCATTGTGGACGGATGGTCCATCGGCGTGCTGCTCGACGACCTCCGCGCCGCCTACACCGGGCGCGCACTGCCCAGCCGCCGCCTCGCCGCCGCCGACTACGCCGCCTGGCAGCACGAACTCGACCACGGCACCGCACTCGACTACTGGCGCCACCGCCTCGACGGCCTTCCCCCGGTACCCGAACTGCCCGCCGACGGGCCCAGCGAACCCGGCTCCGCGGGCGCCGCCCACCACTTCACCGTGCCCGCCGGGCTCACCGGCCCGCTCACCGAACTCACCACCGCCGAAGGCTGCACCCCGTTCATGGGCCTGCTCGCCGCCTACGCCGCCCTGCTCAGCCGGTACACCGGCCACGACGACCTCGTGCTCACCATGCCGGTCACCGACCGCGCCCGCCCCGAACTCGAAGGCGTCACCGGCCTGCTGCTCAACACCGTCGTGCTCCGCCTCGACACCACCGGCACCTACCGCGAACTGCTCCACCGCGTCCGCGACGCCGTGCTCGCCGCCTACGAACACCGCACCCTGCCCTTCGACCGGCTCGTCGGCGAACTCGGCCTCGACGGCCCCGCCCTCACCCGCTACAGCGTCACCCTCGACCCGTCGGCCGCACGCACCACCGACTTCGCCGACGACGTCGTGCTCGAACCCGTACCCTTCCAGCCCGCCCACACCAAGGCCGACCTCAACCTGCTCTTCGAAGAGGACGCCACCAGCGGCTGGCTCGTCTACCGCACCGGACTGTTCGACCCCGCCCGCATCGAACGCCTCACCGGGCACCTGCTCACCCTGCTCGGCGGCGCCCTCACCGACCCGGACGCCCCGCTGTCCGAACTGGCCATCCTCACCAGCGCCGAACGCACCGCCCTCACCGCGGAAACCGCGGCCGGACCACGGCGCACGCTGCCGGAACTGTTCACCGCCCAAGCCCGGCGCACCCCCGACGCCCCGGCCGTACCCGGCCTGACCTACCGGCAACTCGACGAACGCGCCAACCAGTTCGCCCACCACCTGATCGCCCAAGGCGCACCAGGCGAACTCGTCGCGCTGGCCCTCGACCGCGGCCCCGACCAGGCCGTCGCGATCCTCGGCGTGTGGCGCGCGGGCGGCGCCTACCTCGCACTCGACCCACACCACCCCGAGGCACGGCAACGCGAACTCGTCCAAGACAGCGGCGCCGCCCTGGTCGTCGACGAACTCACCTACTCCGACAACACCGAACCCACCGGCATCGAAACCGACCCGGACGAACTCGCCTACCTGGTCTACACCTCCGGCTCCACCGGCCGCCCCAAAGGCGTCCGCACCCCGCACGCCGCGGCCGCCGCCTACCTCGCCGACTACCTCGGCACCCACTACGACCTCGGCCCCGGCGACACCGTGCTCCAGCTCGCGTCCCTGCCCTTCGACGCCGCCGTCCGCGACCTGTTCGGCCCGCTCACCACCGGCGCCCGCGTCGTCCTGCTCGACCACGACCACGCCGCCGACCCCGAAGCCATACTCACCACCATCGACCGCGAACAGGTCACCTGCCTGCTCAGCGTCGTGCCCACCCTGCTGCGCGCCATCCTCGCCACCGCGGGCCCCGGCCACGGCGAACACCTGCGCCTCGTGCTCACCGCCGGCGAAGCACTCGACCTCGCCGACTGCGCCCGCACCCGCGAAACCTTCCGCGGCCGCCCGCTGGTGGTCAACCAGTACGGCCCCACCGAAGCCACCATGACCACCACCGCGCACGCCATCACCGAAGGCACCACCGGCCCCGCGCCACTCGGCCACCCGGTCGCCGGCGCCCGCCTCTGGCTCATCGACCGCCACGGCGACCTCGCCCCCGACGGCGTGCCCGGCGAAGTGTGGATCGGCGGCAACCGCCTCGCCCACGGTTACCACCACCGCCCGGACCTCACCGCCGACCGGTTCGTGCCCGACCCCTTCGCCGGGGTGCCCGGCGCCCGCGCCTACCGCACCGGCGACCTCGCCCGCCGCGACACCGACGGCACCCTCCGCTTCCTCGGCCGCCTCGACGACCAGGTCAAGATCCGCGGCAACCGCGTCGAACCGGCGGGCATCGAAAACCTGCTGCGTGCCCAACCCGGCGTCACCGAAGCCGCCGTCATCGCCACCGGCACCCCGCTGCGGCTGGCCGCCTACGTCACCCCGGACACGCTCGACGGCACCGCCCTCCGCGCCAAGCTCCGCGAACTGCTGCCCGAATACCAGGTCCCGTCCTGGATCCAGCCCCTCACCGCACTCCCCCGCACGGCCAACAACAAGGTCGACCGGAAAGCACTCGCGGCACTGGACACCCCGGCCACCGAGCCAGCGAAGCCGGTCACGTCACCCACCGAAACCGCCGTCGCCGCCCTCTTCGACGAACTGCTCGGCGCCGGTGACCACAACGACTTCTTCGCCCGCGGCGGTCACTCCCTGCTCGCCGCCCAGCTCGCCGCCCGCATCCGCCGCACCTTCGGCGTCACCCTGCCGCTGCGCACCGTGCTCGACCACCCCACCATCACCGGACTCGCCAGCTGGATCGACGCACAAGCCGCCGAAACCACCACCGAAACCACCCAGCCCGCCGCGGAACTCACCCCCGCCCAGCGCGCCATCCTCGACCACACCCGCGAACACCCCGGCACCGCCGCCTACCACATCGGCTTCGCCGCCATGCTCGACGGACCACTCGACGAAACCGCCCTCGTCCGCGCCGTCGACGCCACCGTCGCCCGCCACCCCATCCTCCGCACCCGCTTCACCGACCGCCCCCACCTCGAACCCAGCGTGCTCATCCCGTTCCTCCGCCGCGACACCCGCAACGAAGCCGAAGCCACCGCACTCGCCCAAGCCGAACTCCGCACCCCGTTCGACCTCACCACCGGCCCGCCCCTCCGCGCCGCCCTCCTGCGCTGCGGACCCGACCGGCACCTGTTCGCCCTCACCGTCCACCACATCGCCGCCGACGGCTGGACCCTCTCCATCCTGCAACGCGACCTCACCGAGTACTACAACGCCCAGCTCACCGGCCGCACCCCGCAGCTACCCCCGGCCCCGCCCTACCCCGGCACCACCACCCGGCAGTCCGATGTGGACTACTGGACCCACCGGCTCGACGGCATCCCGGCCGAACTCGCCCTGCCCACCGACCACCCCCGCACCACCCCCAGCCTCGACGGCGCCACCCGCTACTTCGACCTCGACCCCACCACCGCCGACGCCGTGCGGGCACTGGCCACCGAAACCGGCACCACCGAATTCATGGTCCTGCTCGCCGCCACCCAGCGCTGGCTCCACCACCAAACCCACCAGGACCGCTTCCGCATCGCCGTCCCGGTCAGCAACCGCCCCGACCCCGCCACCGAACACACCGCCGGCCCCTTCGCCAACACCCTCGCCCTCCCCGCCGACCTCACCGGCGCACCCACCTTCCACGAACTGCTCACCCGCGTCCGCGACACCGTGCTCGACGCCTGGGAACACCAGCGCACCCCCTACGAAGACCTCGGCCAACCCCGCTGCCAGGTCATGTTCGGCATGCAGAACCTGCCCACCCCCACCGAAACCCTCACCGGCCTCACCACCACCCCGCACCCGCTCGACCGCGGCACCTGCCGCTACGAACTCCACCTCCGCTGCTACCGCACCCCCACTGGCCTGTCCGGCTGGCTCGAGCACAACACCACCCTGTTCACCCCCGAAGGCATCGAACGCCGCCTCGCCGACTTCCGCGCCGCCCTCCACCGCGCGGTCACCGAACCAGGAGAACGCTGA
- a CDS encoding non-ribosomal peptide synthetase, which produces MNREFWTDRLAGFAEPTRLGGERGTDALAGAVVERESAPLAGLKQAGAPAGVPPEHVVVAAWSLVLAAHSGTDDVVFGVRPAGVDQPSPLRVRLRYDLPLTAFFAGLRAQLEAGLAEDLPSEAELAECAGLAEGTALFDKVVRWDHGTGTEHALELRLDLAEPNLHLRLSYAPGRIREADARRLLDDLDRLLADMVIRTGASPLHEFTVLSPAELHRITREWNDTAVARTPACIHELVERQAAATPDALAVIQGEDRLTYAELDAAAGKLARRLAAAGAGPGDFVALRLRRSVHTVVALLGVLKSGAAYAPIEPSLPPERARALLATLGAPVLITDRDQVPAARELGEREILWVGEPDGSDGWALDDRGAPEPRRARPDDLAYVIFTSGSTGTPKGVLLSHAPVVNLIEWVNTTFGMGPADRVLFLTSLGFDLSVYDVFGVLAAGGSVRVATDDEIRDPRRLLSILDSEPITFWDSAPAALQQLEPFFTLRGARPDHPLRLVFLSGDWVPVTLPDSVRAAFGEPRVVALGGATEAAIWSNFFPVDRVDPGWASIPYGRPIDNARYYVLDGGLRPAVPGAPGDLYIGGDCLALGYHGDPEKTAEKFVPDPFSDRLGARLYRTGDRAKYWPDGTIEFLGRQDDQVKLRGFRIELGEVEAALTAEPGVASAVAVVRGAQLVGYVVRAPGDDPDPAEIRDRLARRLPAYMVPSQVVVLDELPVTANGKLDRRALPAPKEPVPYVEPGTPVEKAIAELWADVLGVERVGVVDNFFDLGGHSLLITQLMARVKAVLEVDVPMTAVLDNQTLGEFSAVVEAVLLEELGA; this is translated from the coding sequence GTGAACCGGGAATTCTGGACCGACCGGCTGGCGGGCTTCGCCGAGCCGACCCGGCTGGGCGGGGAACGGGGTACCGACGCACTCGCCGGCGCCGTGGTCGAGCGCGAGTCGGCGCCGCTGGCCGGGCTCAAGCAGGCGGGCGCGCCCGCCGGGGTGCCGCCGGAGCACGTGGTGGTCGCGGCGTGGAGCCTGGTGCTGGCCGCGCACTCCGGGACCGACGACGTGGTGTTCGGGGTGCGCCCGGCCGGGGTGGACCAGCCGAGCCCGCTGCGGGTGCGGCTGCGTTACGACCTGCCGCTGACCGCGTTCTTCGCGGGCCTGCGCGCGCAACTGGAGGCGGGCCTGGCCGAGGACCTGCCGTCCGAAGCCGAACTGGCCGAATGCGCCGGGCTGGCCGAGGGCACCGCGTTGTTCGACAAGGTGGTGCGATGGGACCACGGCACCGGCACCGAGCACGCCCTCGAACTGCGCCTGGACCTGGCCGAGCCGAACCTGCACCTGCGCCTGTCCTACGCGCCGGGCCGGATCCGCGAGGCCGACGCGCGCCGGTTGCTCGACGACCTCGACCGGCTGCTGGCCGACATGGTCATCCGCACCGGCGCCAGCCCGCTGCACGAGTTCACCGTGCTCTCCCCCGCCGAACTGCACCGCATCACCCGCGAATGGAACGACACCGCGGTGGCGCGGACCCCGGCGTGCATCCACGAACTGGTCGAGCGCCAGGCCGCGGCCACCCCGGACGCGCTCGCCGTGATCCAGGGCGAAGACCGGCTCACCTACGCCGAACTCGACGCGGCCGCCGGGAAGCTGGCACGCCGCCTCGCCGCGGCCGGGGCCGGTCCCGGCGACTTCGTCGCGCTGCGCCTGCGCCGGAGCGTGCACACCGTGGTCGCGCTGCTCGGGGTGCTCAAGTCCGGTGCCGCCTACGCGCCGATCGAGCCGTCACTGCCACCCGAGCGCGCGCGGGCACTGCTGGCCACGCTCGGCGCCCCGGTGCTGATCACCGACCGCGACCAGGTGCCCGCCGCGCGGGAACTGGGCGAGCGGGAGATCCTGTGGGTGGGCGAACCCGACGGCAGCGACGGCTGGGCGCTCGACGACCGCGGCGCACCCGAACCGCGGCGCGCGCGGCCGGACGACCTGGCCTACGTCATCTTCACTTCCGGCTCCACCGGCACCCCGAAGGGCGTGCTGCTCTCGCACGCGCCGGTGGTGAACCTGATCGAATGGGTCAACACCACCTTCGGGATGGGCCCGGCCGACCGGGTGCTGTTCCTCACCTCGCTCGGCTTCGACCTGTCGGTCTACGACGTGTTCGGCGTGCTCGCCGCGGGCGGCAGCGTCCGGGTGGCCACCGACGACGAGATCCGCGACCCGCGCCGCCTGCTGTCCATTCTGGACAGTGAGCCGATCACCTTCTGGGACTCGGCACCCGCCGCGCTGCAGCAGCTGGAGCCGTTCTTCACCCTGCGCGGGGCGCGGCCGGACCACCCGCTGCGGCTGGTGTTCCTCAGCGGCGACTGGGTGCCGGTCACGCTGCCGGACTCGGTGCGCGCGGCCTTCGGCGAACCGCGGGTGGTCGCGCTCGGCGGCGCCACCGAGGCGGCGATCTGGTCGAACTTCTTCCCGGTGGACCGCGTCGATCCGGGCTGGGCGAGCATTCCCTACGGCAGGCCGATCGACAACGCGCGGTACTACGTGCTCGACGGCGGCCTGCGCCCGGCGGTGCCCGGCGCGCCCGGCGACCTCTACATCGGCGGCGACTGCCTCGCTCTCGGGTACCACGGCGACCCGGAGAAGACCGCCGAGAAGTTCGTGCCCGACCCGTTCAGCGACCGGCTCGGCGCGCGCCTGTACCGCACCGGCGACCGCGCGAAGTACTGGCCCGACGGCACCATCGAGTTCCTCGGCAGGCAGGACGACCAGGTCAAGCTGCGCGGGTTCCGCATCGAGCTGGGCGAGGTCGAAGCCGCGCTGACCGCCGAACCCGGCGTTGCCTCGGCGGTGGCCGTGGTACGCGGCGCCCAGCTGGTCGGCTACGTGGTCCGCGCGCCCGGCGACGACCCCGATCCCGCCGAAATCCGCGACCGGCTCGCGCGGCGGCTGCCCGCGTACATGGTGCCCTCGCAGGTGGTCGTGCTCGACGAGCTGCCGGTCACCGCCAACGGCAAGCTCGACCGGCGCGCGCTGCCCGCGCCCAAGGAACCGGTGCCCTACGTCGAGCCGGGCACCCCGGTGGAGAAGGCGATCGCGGAGCTGTGGGCCGACGTGCTCGGCGTCGAGCGGGTCGGCGTGGTGGACAACTTCTTCGACCTCGGCGGGCATTCGCTGCTGATCACCCAGCTGATGGCCAGGGTCAAGGCGGTGCTGGAGGTGGACGTGCCGATGACGGCCGTGCTGGACAACCAGACCCTCGGTGAGTTCTCCGCGGTCGTCGAAGCCGTGCTGCTCGAAGAACTCGGCGCATGA